Proteins from one Patescibacteria group bacterium genomic window:
- the nusA gene encoding transcription termination factor NusA, with protein MAKNPIEQAIKQICEEKNISYESVLETIEAALAVAYRKDFGEKNQNIKVDFDPKTTSARVFDVKTVVSDEMYEKTMAWKEKKEKEAENNETDQEKTDKKNKEKSTSNKKEEGESASDKSTAGKKTPSDKEAEKDDFEKFDPKKHITLSEAKKDKKEIKEGDEIKTELFPPASYGRMAAQTAKQVIIQRLREAERENLYKEFKGKEGEIISGIVQRQERRLILVDLGQTTGIIPPSEQIPGENYRPGMRIKVFVVSVNQTTKGPEIVISRAHPGMVKRLFTMEVPEISSGTVEIMSVSREAGSRSKISVKSNQENIDPVGSCVGQRGSRVQTIISELGGEKIDIVEYSDDPIEYIANALSPAKILKITLNKEEKTTVAEVKEDQLSLAIGKAGQNVRLAARLTGWKIDIVSESKEKVEDKDKEEKFAKGGKEESQENNTDEKKDSEKKENDKEDKDKEENKENTEKKSDKTGEAKKKDQDKEEKESEDKKVESQENNTDEKKDSEKKENDKEDKDKEENKSEESKKKEEK; from the coding sequence ATGGCAAAAAACCCGATAGAACAAGCAATAAAACAAATTTGCGAGGAAAAAAATATATCTTATGAGTCAGTCTTAGAAACCATCGAGGCTGCTTTAGCAGTGGCTTACCGCAAAGATTTTGGTGAAAAAAACCAAAATATAAAAGTAGATTTTGACCCAAAAACAACTTCAGCCCGGGTTTTTGACGTTAAAACAGTAGTCTCTGATGAAATGTATGAAAAAACTATGGCCTGGAAAGAGAAAAAAGAAAAAGAAGCTGAAAATAACGAAACTGATCAAGAAAAAACTGATAAAAAGAATAAAGAAAAGTCCACTTCTAATAAAAAAGAGGAGGGAGAATCCGCTTCCGATAAATCTACCGCGGGTAAAAAAACACCGTCGGATAAAGAAGCTGAAAAAGACGACTTCGAAAAATTTGATCCTAAAAAACATATCACTTTATCAGAAGCTAAAAAAGATAAAAAAGAGATCAAGGAAGGTGACGAAATAAAAACTGAATTGTTTCCGCCAGCTTCTTACGGCCGCATGGCCGCTCAAACGGCTAAACAAGTTATTATTCAACGCCTAAGAGAGGCTGAAAGAGAAAACCTTTACAAAGAATTTAAGGGTAAGGAAGGCGAAATAATTAGCGGGATTGTCCAACGACAAGAAAGAAGACTTATCTTGGTTGACTTAGGCCAAACTACCGGTATCATTCCCCCAAGTGAGCAAATTCCCGGAGAAAATTACCGCCCGGGTATGCGTATCAAAGTCTTTGTAGTTTCTGTTAATCAAACTACCAAGGGACCAGAAATAGTCATTTCACGGGCCCACCCCGGTATGGTCAAACGTTTATTTACTATGGAAGTACCGGAAATCAGCAGTGGTACTGTAGAAATAATGTCAGTCAGCCGTGAAGCTGGCTCTAGAAGTAAAATTTCTGTTAAATCTAATCAGGAAAATATTGATCCAGTTGGTTCTTGTGTCGGACAAAGAGGTTCCCGGGTGCAAACTATTATTTCTGAGCTTGGTGGTGAAAAGATTGATATTGTGGAATATTCAGATGACCCAATAGAATACATTGCCAACGCTCTTTCGCCGGCTAAAATATTAAAAATAACTTTAAATAAAGAAGAAAAAACAACCGTGGCGGAAGTTAAAGAAGATCAGCTTTCTTTAGCTATTGGCAAAGCCGGCCAGAATGTTCGTCTAGCTGCTCGTCTGACGGGATGGAAAATAGATATTGTTTCCGAAAGCAAAGAAAAAGTTGAAGATAAGGATAAGGAAGAAAAATTTGCCAAAGGCGGAAAAGAAGAATCTCAAGAAAATAATACTGATGAAAAAAAGGATTCAGAAAAAAAAGAAAATGATAAAGAAGATAAAGATAAGGAAGAAAATAAAGAAAATACAGAGAAAAAATCAGATAAAACTGGAGAGGCTAAAAAGAAAGACCAAGACAAGGAAGAAAAAGAGTCTGAAGATAAAAAAGTAGAATCTCAAGAAAATAATACTGATGAAAAAAAGGATTCAGAAAAAAAAGAAAATGATAAAGAAGATAAAGATAAGGAAGAAAATAAATCTGAAGAAAGTAAGAAAAAAGAAGAAAAATAA